The Brenneria rubrifaciens genome has a window encoding:
- a CDS encoding FMN-binding protein — MKKLIPAMLTALTLSFSLSAHSSATAPYKDGTYTGKGQGKEGEIEVSVSIKDGQIVNAEVVKHEDTEALMMGVVDNVVPELIEKQDINDVDAVTGATMSSDGVINAIKQALEQAKN; from the coding sequence ATGAAGAAATTGATTCCGGCCATGCTGACCGCTTTGACGCTTTCATTCTCGCTGTCTGCGCACAGCAGCGCTACCGCGCCGTATAAAGATGGCACCTATACCGGCAAGGGGCAGGGAAAAGAGGGGGAAATTGAGGTCAGCGTCAGTATCAAAGACGGTCAAATAGTCAATGCAGAGGTGGTGAAACACGAAGACACCGAAGCGCTGATGATGGGGGTGGTGGATAACGTTGTCCCAGAACTGATTGAAAAGCAGGATATCAATGACGTGGACGCGGTGACGGGCGCGACAATGTCGAGCGACGGCGTGATTAATGCGATTAAGCAGGCGCTCGAACAAGCGAAAAACTGA
- a CDS encoding flavocytochrome c: protein MKKNILILSALALTFSFVVYGETTDIVIIGAGGAGMSAAIEAHNQGAKVILLEKMPFAGGNTARAEAGLNAAGTELQKSRGITDSPEMFYEDTMKGGRNINNPEVVKTLTEHAKDSVIFLKENGADLSDLTRTGGSRVDRTHRPAGGVAAGSFIATALIKKVKALDIDLRTNTSATDILQNDKGQVTGVIAKGKDGKAFTIDAKKVMITSGGFGANFDMIKQYDPKLVGFKTTNAPGSLGEGIKMATKLKAKLVDMEYIQIHPSTVPGKGILITEAVRGDGAIMINENGKRFVNELLTRDVVSQSILKQPGAHAYLVFNDELVNQNQATKSYFKQKLVAEGDTPDALAKAIDVDGNQLTQTINTYSAAVKAKKDSEFGRDSMKLALDSGKYYAIEITPGIHHTMGGIAINDKAQVLDVNGKVIPNLFAAGEAAGGVHGANRLGGNSLADIVTYGRIGAAEAVKEIKAGQ, encoded by the coding sequence ATGAAGAAGAACATTCTAATATTGAGTGCACTGGCATTGACCTTTTCCTTTGTTGTTTACGGTGAAACCACGGATATAGTGATTATTGGCGCGGGTGGCGCGGGGATGTCCGCCGCCATCGAAGCGCATAATCAAGGCGCAAAAGTCATTTTGCTGGAAAAAATGCCTTTTGCCGGAGGGAATACCGCCCGGGCGGAAGCCGGGTTGAACGCGGCGGGAACCGAGTTGCAAAAATCCCGAGGTATCACGGATTCCCCGGAAATGTTTTATGAGGACACCATGAAAGGCGGCCGGAACATTAATAACCCGGAGGTGGTGAAAACGCTCACTGAACACGCCAAAGACTCCGTGATTTTCCTGAAGGAAAATGGGGCGGATTTATCCGATCTGACCCGGACCGGCGGATCGCGCGTCGACCGTACTCACCGTCCGGCAGGCGGTGTGGCAGCCGGCAGCTTCATCGCCACCGCGCTGATCAAAAAAGTTAAGGCGCTGGATATCGATCTGCGAACCAATACGTCGGCAACCGATATCCTTCAAAATGACAAAGGGCAAGTGACAGGGGTAATAGCCAAAGGGAAAGACGGTAAGGCATTCACCATCGACGCCAAAAAGGTGATGATCACCAGCGGCGGCTTTGGGGCCAATTTCGACATGATCAAACAGTATGATCCCAAACTGGTCGGCTTCAAAACCACCAACGCGCCCGGCTCGTTGGGCGAGGGCATCAAAATGGCGACGAAGCTGAAAGCCAAACTGGTAGATATGGAGTACATTCAGATTCACCCGTCAACCGTACCGGGTAAAGGCATTCTGATTACGGAAGCGGTGCGCGGTGATGGCGCGATCATGATCAATGAAAACGGCAAGCGTTTTGTCAACGAACTGCTGACCAGGGATGTGGTGTCGCAAAGTATTCTAAAACAGCCGGGCGCACATGCTTATCTGGTTTTCAACGATGAACTGGTGAATCAGAATCAGGCAACGAAATCCTACTTTAAGCAAAAGCTGGTTGCGGAAGGTGATACGCCCGACGCGCTGGCCAAAGCGATTGACGTGGATGGCAACCAACTGACACAGACCATCAACACCTACAGTGCCGCGGTTAAGGCGAAAAAAGACAGTGAATTTGGTCGCGACAGCATGAAGCTCGCGCTGGATAGTGGTAAATACTATGCCATTGAAATCACACCTGGTATCCATCACACGATGGGCGGCATTGCGATCAACGACAAAGCGCAGGTGCTGGATGTGAACGGCAAGGTTATTCCCAACCTGTTTGCCGCGGGTGAAGCGGCAGGGGGCGTCCACGGCGCCAATCGGTTGGGGGGCAACTCGCTGGCGGATATTGTGACTTATGGCCGTATCGGTGCGGCTGAGGCGGTCAAAGAGATCAAAGCGGGGCAATAA